The nucleotide sequence GCCGAGATCGGACGTGAGGTCAGCGAGCAGCTGGAATTCATCCCCGCCCGTCTCAAGGCGATTCGGCACGAACGAGTGCGCTACGCCTGCCGGGGCTGCGAAGAGCATGTGGTGCTGGCTCCCAAGCCACCGCAACCGATCGACAAAGGCCTGCCGGGACCGGGACTGCTGGCGAACCTGATCGTGTCCAAGTATGGAGACTACCTGCCGCTGTATCGGATGGAAGACATTCTCTCGCGCTACAGGCTTCTCCTGCGGCGAAGCACACTGTGTGACTGGGTGGCGTCGATGGCCGATCTGCTGACCCCCTTGTACGACCTGCTGTGCCAGCGTGTGCGACAATCGGGTGTGATCCATACCGATGACACGAGCATCAAAATGCTGTCCGAAGGTCAGTGCCAGAACTGCAAGTTCTGGACGTATATCGGCGATCCCGCTCATCCGTATGTCGCCTACGAATTCAGCCTGACGCGCGCTGGGAGGAACCCGTCCCGGTTTCTGGAAGGCTTCTCGGGTTATCTGCAGGCGGATGCCTTCAGCGGGTACGACCAGATCTATGCCAAAGAACAGGTGACAGAAGTCGCCTGCATGGCACATTGCCGCCGGTACTGGCAGGAGGCCAGTCACACCGATGCGCGACGGGCGTACGAAGCGCTGGGCTACATCTCACGGTTGTATCAACTGGAGTCAGAATTCGAAGCGGCAGGGCTGAGCGGTGCATCACTGCGTGACGCACGCCAGCAGCATGCGGTTGGGATTCTCAAGACCTTCCGCAGCTGGCTGAACGAAGAGCAAAACCAGGTACTCCCCAAGAGTCCGATCGGACAGGCCTTCACCTACACACTGAATCAGTGGGAGGCGACCTGCCGCTACACCGACGACGGTGCACTGCAGATCGATAATAATCTGGCGGAGCGGATGATGAAGCCCCCCGCCATCCTGCGGAAGAACATGCTGTTCGTCGGCGGCGAACAGGGAGGTCATCGCGCTGCGATCCTGCTCAGTCTGGTCGGCAGTGCCAAGTACTGCGAGGTAGAACCGTGGCACTGGCTGCGAGCGGTCCTGGAGGAACTCCCCCAACGACTACGCACGGGAGCAGATCCCCCCGACCTGACAGACCTGCTCCCCGATCAATGGCTGAAGGCCCATCCCGAGCACCGCTGGAAGATCGAAACGATCCGCAAAAAAGAACGCCACAGGTCCAAACAACAAAAAGCCAACAAGAGAAAGAAACGCTGAACCCCCGGACTCATCCCCGGGGGCCTACTTCACCGTGCGCTTACTGATCACTGACCGGGAACGTGTAGTTCAGATCGCGTAAGAGCATTTGAGTTGCACGAATCGACCCATTCATCCCGCTGATGTTGAACGAACGAATCCGGGCTCCTTGAATTGGTTGGCCAGCTTCGTCTTTCAGATCAATGGCAACCTTGACAGGGAACTGCATTCGGATGTCAGCCGTCGAATGAGTGGGCCCGTCATTGATCGTTCGCGTGGAATGCGAACGGGCATATCCCTTCGCTTGAACAACGATGAGGTAGTAACCATCCGCCAGAGTTTCAAATTGAAAGAATCCAGAGATATCGGTCGTTGCGGGGCTTGCCACAGGGACGAAGTGGCCGAATCGCTGACTGGGAGAATGGAAACGATACAAGGCGACGACCGCCTCATTCACAGGTTTGTTCTCGTGATTGAGCACATGACCTGCGATTGGACTTGCCCATGAAATGTGGGCGCGAGGTTAAGATTAAATGGCCTGCTCGAACTTGACGGGCGGGAGATACCCGATCGTTGAGTGCCTTCTGACGCGGTTGTAAAACGCTTCAATGTATTCAAAGAGGCTTTGGCGCGCTTGCGAATGGGTCTGATACCGTTCGCGGTGGACGAGTTCCTTCTTCAAGGTGGCGAAGAAGCTCTCCATCGGTGCGTTATCCCAGCAGTTGCCTCGGCGGCTCATCGAGCAGGTGATCTGATTTCGTCTCAGAAGAGTCTGGTAGTGTTCGCTGGCATATTGCACCCCGCGATCCGAGTGCGCCACCAGGCCTGCTGCAGGAAGTTCTCGCTGGACCGCCATCTCCAGCGCATCAACGACCAGTCGACTGTCAATCCGATCTGACATCGACCAGCCCACGATCTTGCGTGAGTACAAATCTTCGACGGCCGCCAGATAAAGCCATCCTTCCTCTGTCGGAATGTAGGTGATGTCTGCTGCCCATGTCTGATTCTTTTGAGACGGAGCAAACTCACGATCCACAACATTGGCAGCCACCGGATGAGAATGGTTGGAATCCGTCGTGCTCACGCGGAACTTCTTCACCGTCGAGGCCTTGATGCCTGCCTCTTTCATGCAGCGAGCAACGGTCTTCCGATTACAGGGATGGCCTTGAGCTTTCAGTTCTGCCTGAAGTCGTGGCGCTCCATAAACATCATGATACTTCATCGCATGAATGGTCTGAATGCGACGCGTCAGTTCCTCGCGTCGCCGTGAAGATTCACTGGCGGGGCGTTTTCGCCAGGCGTAGTATCCGCTGCGAGAAACGTCCAATACCCGACATTGAACTGTGGCAGGCCACACAGTGCGATGGTCTTCAATGAACTGATATTTCATTTGGACTCCTTCGCGAAGAACTGTGTCGCTTTTTTTAAAATGTCACGTTCCATCCGTAAGAGCTCGACTTCGCGACGCAATCGCGACAGCTCGGCTTCCTGGGCCGTCTGCTGGCCTTGGCCGGGAAAGGCCTGCTCGCCCTGCGCCGCGAACTGCGCTTTCCACTTGTAGAGCAGCGTTTGACTGACACCCAGGCGGCGCGACACCTCTGCTACGGACAACTGTTGACTGCTGATCAGACTCAATGCCTCACGCTTAAACTCCGGCGTGTGCTTCCGACGTTCTTTCGACATCCTCCCGGTAACTGTTAAGCGCACCGGCCCCGGTTCCCGCATGATGGGGACGATTCAGATCGTGACTTGCTTGGTTCCCGAGGGATGTGGGTGGTTCAAGAGGAGTTCTGACTGACCGGCAGTGGGGTGGGTTGCCGGGCTTGGACAGCACGGATCAACTCAAGTCCGTATTGAAGGAACTGACAGCCTTGCTTTTGACATGTCCGAACGATTGATTTGATATTTGCAAAGGCTGTCGCACCCCAATCCGTCCGATTCACTCCTCCGTCGGCACGCGTGGCGGCGACGCTTCGAATGTCTCGTTCGGCCGGTGTGTTATCTGGGGGGACGTGTGGATGATCTAAAAAGGTAAAGAGTTCATCTGCATACTTTCGCAATCGCTTGAGTATGCGATTAACATGGGTGTTTGTGCTGATCGTCGTTGCCAGTTCCCCGAAGCGGTCTGAAATCGCATCACATTGTTGAGTATAAGCCTTCGGCGACAGTTCATCGCGCTGCTTGCCGAGTGCCATTGCCTCTTGAAACAAGGCGATCAGTGGTTCGATGATCCGCTTTGTGCAGATGGCAGGGACTTTCTGGCGCAGGTCGTGCAGTTCTCGCAGCAGATGGACCAGGCAGCGCTGCTTGGTCGCTTCCATCGCGTTGTAGGCGGCGTAGAAGTCCGTCACCAAGACACCGGCCAGCGAGTCTCCCAGTGCCTCGCGAATTACGGCACCGCTTCGAGAATGCCGAATCAGGTAGACGGCAATTTTGGGATTCGAGAAGCACCAGGCCCAGACGTTTTTGCCATTGATGCGCCAGCCGGTTTCATCGGCGTGAATCAAGTTTTGCTGCCGCAACAGATCGAGCAGATCGGTCACAACGGGAGCAAACAGCTTGCCGCCCCAAGCGAGATGTCCCAGTGCTCCTGCCCGACTCAACGGAATTCCCCACCACTGCGACAACAGATCGCAGCTTTTGCCCAGCGAGATCCCCAGATGAGCCCGGCAATACAGATTCAGCAGCCTTGCGCGAGGTCCCAGATGACTGCCCGGCAGTTCCAGTTCCGCACGACCCTGGCTGGTTTTTCCGCAGTCCCGACACTGATACTCATGTCGCCGATAGCGATGGTATTCAGGTTTTGGCTCAGGAATATCAGTGACAAGATGATCATCAAATCGGCCCGTCGGCTCGATTCGGCGACTGCCGCAGCAGGGGCACGCGTCGAGCACCACCTCGTGACATTCAACTTGACCGGGAGGAATCTCATCGAGCTTCGGCGGATCACGAAACACGCCGGGATGCTGCCGAAATGGCTTCTTGCGACGATCCTGCTTCTTGTTTCCCGCAGGCGGCTTGCGATTGGGTTGTGGCTTGTAACCCTGACGGCGAACCCGTTCCAGCTCTGCTTCCAATTCCGAGATCCGAGCATCACGCTCCGCAACCTGGGCTTCCAACTTCGCCACGCGATGCAGCAAAGCCGCTACCTGCTCTTTGAGTAACGCAACATCATCCATGATGCTCAAAATTTACCAAACCCTGGCCACTGGAAAAGCCCAGAATAGCTTAACAGTTACTCCTCTGGACTCCTTGAAGAAAAGCATACTCGCTTTTCCTCGCGCCCACATTTCATGGGCAAGTCCAGATCGTACTCGCCGAATTTTGAGCCTGGGGCTGATCTTCTGACGCATTCAAGTCGCAACTCACCACGGTAGGCGATACCGACTCGATCAACGTCGGCAACAGGAAAACAAGCGCTGCCCAGCATAGTACCGACGCGTTTGAGCTCTTCATGAATCGGTCCTTGGTACGCACGGGCAGGTTGTGCTGTGATGAGTGGTCGACCTGGGAGAGAAGACCATTCCCGCGCCGAGCTTAGCCAACGCGCCGAACTCCAGCAAGAGACAAAACGTCTTTGAAGCGGCGGAAGACACTGGAGAATGTCGTGTCGCCGGGAGTTTGAATCCAGGAGCGACCTTGCGGACCTGCGGCACGTCACTGCGAAACGCCACTGACGCGACCGGAAATGGAATTGGGGGACCTTCGCTTTCGCAGGAGGCCCCAATTCGCAAACAGCCTCTGTCAGACTCTCCGCGGCGTAGTCGTCGTCGGTCCCGTCACCGGCTGGTCAGATCAATCTTGATCTGATTCGAGTCGTCATCGGAGAGTGACACGCGAATCGTTCCTTTCCTTGCCACGGCCGCCAGAAACTGATCCCGTTGGACGAGCGCGTTCCTTTTCTGCTCTCGGATTCGGAGGAACAATTCCTCAGAATCTTCTTCGACGGGCTTAAGGATTACTTCATACTCTCCTGGGGGTGGTCCTTGATCTCTGGGAAACTCAAATTCTCCGCCGATCACCTCGGCAATGAAGGTTCCCCCCGTCTGGGAGTCGGACGCTTTGCAAGAAAGATAGACTATCGCTTCGTCGACCGGCTTACCGTCCAGCGAAACCTCTCCGAACAACTCGGTATGTGAGGAGGACGACGTGCCGCACCCGATCGCAAGCAGAATCGCGAATCCGTGGCAGTAGAAGTGGCTCACCAAGAATTTAGTATTCACCAATGATCTCCCCGCCTGCTTTCGTGGCCAGAGCAGTATAGGTACTAAAATCGATATTCTGATTAATGAAACGAACTGTGCCGTCCATCAGCAGCGCCTGAATTCCCCCCACGTGCTGGCTCGAGTAACCAGTTGGCGATGCGGTGAAGTTATTCATTTTGGACGTGGTATTTCCCACACCGATATTCGGGTATCCTACACCCCATCTCGCTGTTCCCCAGCGGTTTGCTCCCGCGGACGCGGCACAGGTTGATGCCGTATAGAAGTAGTTCTTGAAGTTGTAGGTCGTTTCGGCTGCAGCTAATGTGTTTGAAGTGCCATCAGTGATGTCACTAAATCTGGAACACTTGTTGGGATAGCCATATGATGGCAGCACGAGTCCAAAAACACCCTGTGCGGGGAACTGATAGGAAGCGGTCCCTTCTGACAGCAGATAGCTGGTGGGACCGCC is from Schlesneria sp. DSM 10557 and encodes:
- a CDS encoding DUF1559 domain-containing protein, which translates into the protein MLRRSEKARRPVRGFTLIELLVVISIIAVLIALLLPAVQQAREAARRTQCKNNLKQLGLALHNYESTFSVFPAGGIEDTNAGTSGVGASGFALILPYIEQANLYNTYNFNEHYGSTHNKTVLSQKIPAFLCPSMVINRAVPNTPCNEIGGPTSYLLSEGTASYQFPAQGVFGLVLPSYGYPNKCSRFSDITDGTSNTLAAAETTYNFKNYFYTASTCAASAGANRWGTARWGVGYPNIGVGNTTSKMNNFTASPTGYSSQHVGGIQALLMDGTVRFINQNIDFSTYTALATKAGGEIIGEY
- a CDS encoding IS3 family transposase gives rise to the protein MKYQFIEDHRTVWPATVQCRVLDVSRSGYYAWRKRPASESSRRREELTRRIQTIHAMKYHDVYGAPRLQAELKAQGHPCNRKTVARCMKEAGIKASTVKKFRVSTTDSNHSHPVAANVVDREFAPSQKNQTWAADITYIPTEEGWLYLAAVEDLYSRKIVGWSMSDRIDSRLVVDALEMAVQRELPAAGLVAHSDRGVQYASEHYQTLLRRNQITCSMSRRGNCWDNAPMESFFATLKKELVHRERYQTHSQARQSLFEYIEAFYNRVRRHSTIGYLPPVKFEQAI
- a CDS encoding IS66 family transposase, encoding MSTDGSILPDDVEQLKAMIAARDAVIARREAVLLQRDIEIVGHRAVIAQKEMVITSLHDVVEQQQAKLERVHEQLARLLRERYGPRKERVDPNQLTLFTPEELAELIRELKRDQQDSVSTDDGSLPQDESLGAAKPKGHGRRPIPPEIPRETIVHELTEQERLCPCCGELRAEIGREVSEQLEFIPARLKAIRHERVRYACRGCEEHVVLAPKPPQPIDKGLPGPGLLANLIVSKYGDYLPLYRMEDILSRYRLLLRRSTLCDWVASMADLLTPLYDLLCQRVRQSGVIHTDDTSIKMLSEGQCQNCKFWTYIGDPAHPYVAYEFSLTRAGRNPSRFLEGFSGYLQADAFSGYDQIYAKEQVTEVACMAHCRRYWQEASHTDARRAYEALGYISRLYQLESEFEAAGLSGASLRDARQQHAVGILKTFRSWLNEEQNQVLPKSPIGQAFTYTLNQWEATCRYTDDGALQIDNNLAERMMKPPAILRKNMLFVGGEQGGHRAAILLSLVGSAKYCEVEPWHWLRAVLEELPQRLRTGADPPDLTDLLPDQWLKAHPEHRWKIETIRKKERHRSKQQKANKRKKR
- a CDS encoding transposase, which produces MSKERRKHTPEFKREALSLISSQQLSVAEVSRRLGVSQTLLYKWKAQFAAQGEQAFPGQGQQTAQEAELSRLRREVELLRMERDILKKATQFFAKESK
- a CDS encoding IS66 family transposase, whose amino-acid sequence is MDDVALLKEQVAALLHRVAKLEAQVAERDARISELEAELERVRRQGYKPQPNRKPPAGNKKQDRRKKPFRQHPGVFRDPPKLDEIPPGQVECHEVVLDACPCCGSRRIEPTGRFDDHLVTDIPEPKPEYHRYRRHEYQCRDCGKTSQGRAELELPGSHLGPRARLLNLYCRAHLGISLGKSCDLLSQWWGIPLSRAGALGHLAWGGKLFAPVVTDLLDLLRQQNLIHADETGWRINGKNVWAWCFSNPKIAVYLIRHSRSGAVIREALGDSLAGVLVTDFYAAYNAMEATKQRCLVHLLRELHDLRQKVPAICTKRIIEPLIALFQEAMALGKQRDELSPKAYTQQCDAISDRFGELATTISTNTHVNRILKRLRKYADELFTFLDHPHVPPDNTPAERDIRSVAATRADGGVNRTDWGATAFANIKSIVRTCQKQGCQFLQYGLELIRAVQARQPTPLPVSQNSS
- a CDS encoding carboxypeptidase-like regulatory domain-containing protein codes for the protein MNEAVVALYRFHSPSQRFGHFVPVASPATTDISGFFQFETLADGYYLIVVQAKGYARSHSTRTINDGPTHSTADIRMQFPVKVAIDLKDEAGQPIQGARIRSFNISGMNGSIRATQMLLRDLNYTFPVSDQ